Within Metabacillus sp. KUDC1714, the genomic segment GCAACACTATTAGCAGCTTATATCATTATGGGGATTGGATTTTATCTACTATAGAAATGTTAATGCTACTAAATGATTATGTGAATAACCATATTGAGAAAGAAGTGTGAATCAATAAGATTTTCACTTCTTTTTTATTTGTGCAGCCACTTTAGGAATTTAAGGTGAAAAACAAGATTACTGCTTGTCATTTGTTTACATAATGCTGATAGATTTGGATAATTAAGCAATATTTACTGTGGATTTGTAGAAGGATATGATAGTATTAGAAGATAAAAAGAGACTCTGTGCAAATGCACAGAGTCTTACAATGTGTAGGACGAAACAGATAACTAGAGATATTGGTAACGCTTGCAAAAAAACATTGCCAAATTACTAGGTGATAATCTTTCGTATGATATTATCATACATCATTTTATAAGGTTTGTAAATATTCTGTTTATTTATTTGAATAACATGTCTTAAAGTAAAATGCTACGCATAATGTATAGCATTTGCAAGAAAGGAAACTGATGATGAAAATAAGAATTTTATTTTATTTAATTGGCCTTTTTTTAATGGGGTTTGGAGTAACTTTAACAATTAAAGCTGATCTCGGCGCAGGAGCATGGGATGCATTGAACGTTGGACTTTCTACTAAAATAGGACTAACAGTTGGTAGTTGGGTCATTATTATAGGAATTGTCTTAATGTTTTTAAATGCATTTATTGTGCGTGGGAAGCCTAAGCTACTTGCGTTAGCAACAATTTTACTAATTGGATTTTCAGTTGATTTTTGGTTGTTGGTTGTATTGGAGAATTTTCAATTTGAGTTGCTTATATATAAAGTTTTTTCACTCATAGGTGGTATTGTCTTTATTGCAATTGGTGTAGCGATGTACCTTCAAACTAAATTCCCTGCAAATCCTATTGATCAATTAATGATTTCATTACATGAAAGGTTTCATTTAAACTTCATGGTGTCTAAAACAATAGGTGAGGTATGTGCGTTAATACTAGCATTTTTCCTACAAGGCCCAATTGGAATAGGGACGATTATTATTACATTCCTCATCGGACCTATTATTCAATATATTAACATTCCAGTATCAAAAAGATATGAAATGTTACTCAAAAGATAAAAAAATTGGATAAACAAATTCACACTTGAAAACACTAATGGTAAGCATTTTGAAAGGAGTAGAAAGTATGAAAAAATGGTTGCTCGTTTCTCTAGTATTGCTTTTATCATTTAGTTTTTCAAGTGCTGTTCTAGCAGAGGGAAAACAACAAAAGCCAAAGATTCCAAGTTCGGTTATGGAGATATCAAAGGAAAATACGTATCCGAATCCAACACAGGATTTGCCATATCTTCAACCAAGTGAGCTAACTAAAAGCTTAATTGATACGTCAGATGTTCCAATTGAAAACCCCGATTTAATCAGGATCCTAAATGAGACGACGATTTCCGATGCTCCTCTTGCATTTGGATATCGCGCAACGATATTTTTAGGACAATGGGCGCTAAATTACGAATCCACTGAAACTGCAACAAATTGGGAATATCAAAAAATTAATACAAACTATCAAGATAATCGTGGTGGGAAATCACCTGTTCAGGTACATTATAAGCAGGAAGCACAGAAGTCTATTAAAGGTGGACTAACTGCAAAAGTACCTGAGTCGGAGCATGTGAAAAAAATGATGCTCTTAAAGGCGATGCAGAAAACAAATCTGCCACTTTCATTTGAGACGATTATTGGTGCTGGAACGAAAAAGGACCAAGTATATAATATTCCATCAAAAAAACTTGGCTATTTATATGCATATGCGCCTGCAGTTAATGAAAAAGGAAAAGTAACATATGGAGAAGTTTACTTAGTGCTAAAAGGAAACAAAAAAAGCATTGTTGTAAAAAATATTACCTCACAAGGAATTGGTGCTTGGATTCCATTGCAAGACCATGCATCTTTTGGTTTTGTGACATCAGACCGACCTAGATAAAAACAAAAAGGAGATCAATGCGCAGTGCGTGTTGGTCTTTTTAATAGGCTTTTTATGCAAAAATCGTATCTTTTAATGTCTATATGGTTAAGGAGTGCAAGAGAGTGTATAGAGTTATTTTCTTTGTCATTATTATGGCAATACTTTTTCCAAATATAATAGTAGCTGGAGGTATATCCGAACTAAAGGATCTTAAAATTGCGTTTATACGTGATGGTGATTTGTGGACATTGGTTAATGGGGAAGAAAAACAAATTACGAATACAGGGAGAGTTTATCCAACTCTTCAATGGTCACATGATGGAACCTGGCTAGCATATCAAATTGAAAACTCTTCTGAAGCACAAGATAATGGACAACAGGTTGAAGTATGGGCTTATCATATTGAATCTGGTGTAAAGAAGAAAATTTTTTATGATGGATATTCTCCTTCATGGTCACCAAGTAAAAATGTCATAGCTTTTAATGCAAAGGGTATATTAAATATTTCAAATTTTAAACGATTTTATAATATGGCAACTGGTGTTGACAGTTACACCTGGTTACCTGATGGAAGTGGATTTTTACTTTCGTCTGCGGGAGTACTCCGACCAGATGGGTGGACAAGTGCGATTCTTTATACTAAAAAGGTAAATGAGTCTTACGATGATATTATTTTATTTGGTGGAGTAGATCATTTTTTTACTCTTCCAAAAGAGATTGGCATTAATAAAAAGAAAATCATTGCTATATATGCCGATAATTTTGAATTCTCACCTAGTAACAAGTGGATTTCCTTCATTGTTTCACCAACAGCTTCCTGGTCGATGGATAGCAATATGCTTTGTGTCATTTCAAGAGAAGGGGAAAAATTTGAAGTATTAGATGAAGTAATCTTTGGAGTTGGTGAACCAAAATGGGCACCAACAAAAGATATCATCGCCTATATTGCTGGAGGCGGTAGAATTGTATTTGGTTTTAAAGATAAAGACTTGAAGATTAAGGAAATGCCAGTATCAGGCTCACTTACCCCGCAAAATTACACAGAGCTAGATTTCACATGGATTAATGACCATTCAATTGTTACTTCCAGAGTAAAAGAAAAGGAGTGGTCAAATGACTTTAATGAGCATCCATTACCTTCTCTGTATTCAGTAAATATTGATAATAACAAGCAGGAGAGAATATCCAAGCCACCAGTGGGCTTTGGCGATTATAATCCAATGAGTATTCAATCTGCTAAAAAGCTCATTTGGTTTAGAGGGAAGTCAATAACCGATGAGAATCGCGATATATGGATTTCAGATACGAATGGTGCCAATGCTAAAAAGTGGTTGGAAAATATTGATGTGATTACACTTTACGATGAATAGAGTAGGTAAATAAAACAATAGAACTGAATCATTTTCGGATTCAGTTCTTATTTATTTCACTAATCATCTTGAGCTAGAGTCTTCATGTTGATTCAGTAAGATTTGCTCCTCCGCAAGACCAATTTTTTCATCATAGAGTGTTTGGGCAATTATCTTTCTTGCTTCTTTAGCAGTACTCCAATAGGCTTGATCATCAACAAGTCCAGTAATCGTATATTCATATCCACGATATCCTGAATTTAATGAAGTTATTCCGTATAGTTGAAAGGGCTCAATGACACAATCCTCTTGATCTCGCTTTAAGCAGTGGTCATATTCTTGATTAATTTTTACACATGCCTTCTCAAGGACAGACCATACTTTTTCAGGATTTTCTCGAAACCTTACAATCACTCGTTCAATTACCCTCATTCTGTCGATATTATAATTTTGGATTTGTTTAATTTCCCCGTTACTAATGGTAAGAAGCTTTCCACTCCATTCACGTACCTTTAAAGAGCGAAGGCCAATTTCTTCAACTGTCCCATTAAACGTATTATTAATTGTGATAAAGTCACCTTGATGAATCTGTTTTTCATAGATGAAAAACAATCCGGCTAGAATATCCTTTATAAGGCTTTGTGCACCAAAACCAATGATAATTCCAGCAACCCCAGCACCAGCGATAATTGAGCCAAAGTTATCAACAAATTGAGAAACTACATACAAAATAAAACTAATTGAGGCTGTATACTTAGTTAAAGACCGGATCATACTCTCAATTGTTTTTTCTTTTCGTTCTTCAATAAAGTTTGTCTTTTGGAAAAATTTACCGATAATAATATTTATGAGAAAAACACTAATCCATAAAATAACGGCAACAAGTAAAATATGAAAGACTTTCAAATCCATGAGTTCCTTTAATTGCTCCATTTGGTCACCTTATATATTTGATTTTCGTGTAGAAAAATCAACATCTTGATAATAGCTATTCTTTACAAGTATATTTGGTCCTAGACATTTTACTTCAGGACAATGGCAATTAAGCGACTTCGCTAATTTAGACTCCATCCACTTATCGTATGCAGATTGGAGTGTATTATCTTGAATATTACCTAATGCAGGTGCATCACCAAAGTCAGTAACGATAATACTTCCATCGAAAATATTAACATTAAGACGTGAACGGCCGTCAGGGTCATTTCGAACCGTTACGTTTTTACTTTGACGAAGGCGATTAATTAATTCTAAATCAACCTGCTCATTACTGCATGCATAAAACGGTAATGTTCCAAATAGCATCCAAACATTTTCATCACGGATATCTAATAAATGATGAATTGCATTTCGCATTTCTGATAAGGATAGCGTTTCTAAGCTACTTGCAAAATCGCTTGGATACATAGGATGGATTTCATGGCGCTGACAAAGCATCTCTTCAACGATTTGTTTATGGATCTTTTCTATATAGGGGAGTGTCCGCTTATTAAGCATTGTTTCAGCTGATACAATCACACCTGCTTTAACGAGAGCGCGGCTATTTTCGATCATTCTTTCAAATAATGCAGCTCTTTGCTGATAAGTTGGTTTTCGATCCATTACAGCAAATCCAACCTCTACAAACTCTTCGATCGTTCCCCAATTATGAGAAATATGTAATACATCTAAGTAAGGAATGATTTTTTCATATCGCTTTAAGTCAAGTGTTAAATTTGAATTTATTTGTGTACGCACTCCACGTTCATGGGCATACTTCAAAAGAGGAACAACGTATTGCTCAACTGATTTTAACGAGAGCATCGGTTCTCCACCGGTAATGCTTAAAGAACGGAGTGTAGGTACTTCATCTAATCTTTTTAATAGAAGCTCAAGTGGCAGAGCGTTAGGATCCTTAGGTTGTAATGTATAGCCAACAGCACAATGCTCACAACGCATATTGCATAGTGTAGTAGTTGTGAACTCAATATTTGTCAACGACATTTTTCCATATTGCTCAACATCTAAGTAAGCTTCCCATGGGTCAAATGAAGTTGAAATTTGTTTTAAAGATTTTATAGCATTCATGAGGATACTCCTTTATTTATAGCATAACAACCATTTTATCATGAACCCTATTCGTTATCATAGGTGGGAGTTGGAAATATGGTTGTCAAAAAATTACGTTTAAGCTACGATTAAATTATCTGAAAGGAGAGATAAGATGGGTAACGCAGTTCAAGATAAAGATTCACAACTATCTTATTTAAAAAATCGCTTAAATATGTTTTTAGAAGTACTTGACTCAATGGATCCTGAATCTACAGATGTAGATGATATAGATCGTTTATTACAAATGCTTGATGACCTTGAATTTAAGCATGATCAGTTTAAAAAGGGTTGGGAAAAATAAGTGGGAGAGCTGGACACAATTGTGCCGGCTCTTTTTTATTTGGTGGAGAGATTTTCGAGAAAGGTGTAGTTTATTGTGGAACGGTCGATATCTTAGTTAAGCTGAAAGCGCTTTGAATACATCTTTTCAACAAATATGGGAAGGAGTATAATAAAAATTGAGAGAAAAGACCGAAAGTTAACAAAACTGAAAATGAGACTAAATAAAGAAGCAGTTCATCGTTCACTGACAAAATGTCGTGACGCTTGCTGTTCTATAAGGGGAGAATCGAGATGGAGAACTTTTATGAAAGTATGTATCAATTAATTGTAGAAACATCGACTAACTTACCAAAAGACGTAAGACGAGCAATTGCAGCTGCAAAGCAACGAGAAAGCGCTGGAACTCGTTCAGCGATGTCACTTGCAACAATTACGAATAATATAAAAATGGCTGATGACAATATTTCACCTATTTGTCAGGATACAGGCCTACCTACATTTAAATTAAAGGTTCCAGTTGGTGCTAATCAACTAGCGATGAAAAAAGAAATAAAGCGTGCAATCGAACAAGCAACGAAAGATGGAAAACTTCGACCAAACTCAGTAGATTCAATTTCAGGTGATAACAGTGGGGACAATCTAGGAGATGGAACACCTGTTATTAAATTTGAGCAATGGGAAAATGACTATATTGATGCTCGTCTTATTTTAAAAGGCGGTGGCTGTGAAAATAAAAATATCCAGTACAGCTTACCTTGTGAACTTGATGGTCTTGGGAAAGCTGGACGAGACCTTGATGGTATTCGCAAATGTATTATGCACTCTGTCTACCAAGCACAAGGACAAGGCTGTAGTGCCGGGTTTATCGGAGTAGGAATTGGCGGAGATCGTACTAGTGGCTATGAACTAGCTAAAGAACAGCTCTTTAGAAGAGTAGATGATGTAAATCAACGTGAAGACTTACGTCAGCTTGAAGAATATGTAGTTGAACATGCTAATGAACTAGGAATTGGTACAATGGGCTTCGGTGGAGAAACAACATTACTTGGCTGTAAAATTGGTGTAATCAACCGTATCCCAGCAAGCTTCTTTGTATCGGTTGCCTACAATTGTTGGGCATATCGTCGACTTGGTGTATTCATTGATCCTGACAATGGTTCAATTAATGAGTGGCTATACCAAGATGGAGAAGAGATTGATTTTGGTCATGATGAAGTGGCAGCTACTGAAGAACAAACCCTTCAAACGAGAGAAGTTGTTCTTGAAGCACCAATTACAGAAGAGAAAATTAGAGAGCTAAAAGTTGGAGACGTTGTTCGAATTAACGGCATGATGTATACAGGACGTGACGCGATCCATAAATATCTTTCTGAAAATGACTCACCAGTTGATTTAAATGGACAAGTTATTTACCACTGTGGTCCTGTAATGATGAAGGATGAAGACGGCAACTATCATGTAAAAGCAGCTGGACCAACAACAAGTATTCGCGAGGAACCTTATCAAGGTGACATTATGAAGCGCTTCGGAATTCGGGCAGTTATTGGAAAAGGTGGCATGGGACCAAAAACACTAAAAGCCCTAGGTGAGCACGGTGGAGTGTACTTAAATGCTATTGGTGGAGCCGCGCAATACTATGCAGATTGTATCAAATCTGTTGAAGGTGTCGACCTTATGCAATTCGGTATCCCAGAAGCAATGTGGCACTTGAAAGTAGAAGGCTTTACCGCTGTTGTTACAATGGACTCTCATGGTAATAGTCTACATGCAGATGTTGATAAATCTTCATTAGAGAAGCTTGCGCAATTCAAAGAGCCAGTATTTAAATAAATAATTGATTGAGAAGAAGACTTTGGGTGACCTGGGTCTTCTTTTTTGATGTGAGTGGGAGCATATCATTAAACTAAATCATTAGACCTCTAAAATCTAGAACAAATAATCCTTGGAATTTTTTTTCAGTATGGAAATTCTCTCTAAATAAACACTATACATAATGACAATAATGAGGAGAGAACAAAGATGAAAAAATGGTCCATCGCTGTTAGTTTATTTTGTCTCATTTTTCTTTCTATGAGTACTGTTTCCGCCCAATCCAATAAACCAATTCATTGGG encodes:
- a CDS encoding YczE/YyaS/YitT family protein, with product MMKIRILFYLIGLFLMGFGVTLTIKADLGAGAWDALNVGLSTKIGLTVGSWVIIIGIVLMFLNAFIVRGKPKLLALATILLIGFSVDFWLLVVLENFQFELLIYKVFSLIGGIVFIAIGVAMYLQTKFPANPIDQLMISLHERFHLNFMVSKTIGEVCALILAFFLQGPIGIGTIIITFLIGPIIQYINIPVSKRYEMLLKR
- a CDS encoding YfkD famly protein, which translates into the protein MKKWLLVSLVLLLSFSFSSAVLAEGKQQKPKIPSSVMEISKENTYPNPTQDLPYLQPSELTKSLIDTSDVPIENPDLIRILNETTISDAPLAFGYRATIFLGQWALNYESTETATNWEYQKINTNYQDNRGGKSPVQVHYKQEAQKSIKGGLTAKVPESEHVKKMMLLKAMQKTNLPLSFETIIGAGTKKDQVYNIPSKKLGYLYAYAPAVNEKGKVTYGEVYLVLKGNKKSIVVKNITSQGIGAWIPLQDHASFGFVTSDRPR
- a CDS encoding TolB family protein; protein product: MYRVIFFVIIMAILFPNIIVAGGISELKDLKIAFIRDGDLWTLVNGEEKQITNTGRVYPTLQWSHDGTWLAYQIENSSEAQDNGQQVEVWAYHIESGVKKKIFYDGYSPSWSPSKNVIAFNAKGILNISNFKRFYNMATGVDSYTWLPDGSGFLLSSAGVLRPDGWTSAILYTKKVNESYDDIILFGGVDHFFTLPKEIGINKKKIIAIYADNFEFSPSNKWISFIVSPTASWSMDSNMLCVISREGEKFEVLDEVIFGVGEPKWAPTKDIIAYIAGGGRIVFGFKDKDLKIKEMPVSGSLTPQNYTELDFTWINDHSIVTSRVKEKEWSNDFNEHPLPSLYSVNIDNNKQERISKPPVGFGDYNPMSIQSAKKLIWFRGKSITDENRDIWISDTNGANAKKWLENIDVITLYDE
- a CDS encoding mechanosensitive ion channel family protein — encoded protein: MEQLKELMDLKVFHILLVAVILWISVFLINIIIGKFFQKTNFIEERKEKTIESMIRSLTKYTASISFILYVVSQFVDNFGSIIAGAGVAGIIIGFGAQSLIKDILAGLFFIYEKQIHQGDFITINNTFNGTVEEIGLRSLKVREWSGKLLTISNGEIKQIQNYNIDRMRVIERVIVRFRENPEKVWSVLEKACVKINQEYDHCLKRDQEDCVIEPFQLYGITSLNSGYRGYEYTITGLVDDQAYWSTAKEARKIIAQTLYDEKIGLAEEQILLNQHEDSSSR
- the yfkAB gene encoding radical SAM/CxCxxxxC motif protein YfkAB, encoding MNAIKSLKQISTSFDPWEAYLDVEQYGKMSLTNIEFTTTTLCNMRCEHCAVGYTLQPKDPNALPLELLLKRLDEVPTLRSLSITGGEPMLSLKSVEQYVVPLLKYAHERGVRTQINSNLTLDLKRYEKIIPYLDVLHISHNWGTIEEFVEVGFAVMDRKPTYQQRAALFERMIENSRALVKAGVIVSAETMLNKRTLPYIEKIHKQIVEEMLCQRHEIHPMYPSDFASSLETLSLSEMRNAIHHLLDIRDENVWMLFGTLPFYACSNEQVDLELINRLRQSKNVTVRNDPDGRSRLNVNIFDGSIIVTDFGDAPALGNIQDNTLQSAYDKWMESKLAKSLNCHCPEVKCLGPNILVKNSYYQDVDFSTRKSNI
- a CDS encoding SE1561 family protein, which translates into the protein MGNAVQDKDSQLSYLKNRLNMFLEVLDSMDPESTDVDDIDRLLQMLDDLEFKHDQFKKGWEK
- a CDS encoding fumarate hydratase, with protein sequence MENFYESMYQLIVETSTNLPKDVRRAIAAAKQRESAGTRSAMSLATITNNIKMADDNISPICQDTGLPTFKLKVPVGANQLAMKKEIKRAIEQATKDGKLRPNSVDSISGDNSGDNLGDGTPVIKFEQWENDYIDARLILKGGGCENKNIQYSLPCELDGLGKAGRDLDGIRKCIMHSVYQAQGQGCSAGFIGVGIGGDRTSGYELAKEQLFRRVDDVNQREDLRQLEEYVVEHANELGIGTMGFGGETTLLGCKIGVINRIPASFFVSVAYNCWAYRRLGVFIDPDNGSINEWLYQDGEEIDFGHDEVAATEEQTLQTREVVLEAPITEEKIRELKVGDVVRINGMMYTGRDAIHKYLSENDSPVDLNGQVIYHCGPVMMKDEDGNYHVKAAGPTTSIREEPYQGDIMKRFGIRAVIGKGGMGPKTLKALGEHGGVYLNAIGGAAQYYADCIKSVEGVDLMQFGIPEAMWHLKVEGFTAVVTMDSHGNSLHADVDKSSLEKLAQFKEPVFK